The Drosophila sulfurigaster albostrigata strain 15112-1811.04 chromosome 3, ASM2355843v2, whole genome shotgun sequence genomic sequence ttttttttaagtaatatttGCTAATACATATTCCGCAAATTTTTAAAGCGCTGCCTGGAAAACTCACGCAGTGTTGCCCTATTGCTGCAAGTACGAAGTCACGTTTTCAAGTGGCAACGCAGCCGATTGATCGTGACCTTGATGTCGAGTGCAATCGGTCGATAGAGAGAGCTGTTGAGAGAGAGGAAGGCAAAATCGGCGCGAGTAAATTGAGCgattcaaaaattcaaataagtTAAGTCGCACTTGCGAGCGTGTTTTCAGTTCGTGAGCGTCGCAGGTAGCGGAAGCCACGGTGAGTAAATGATCTACATTGCTTAATAACTCATTTGTTTGATATacatcaattaaattgtttgtttttctactttttataattaataataataaaaaaatgttgaatatagCGAGACTAGCGCACAGACAGTTTCGGGTAATATTTGAGGTGTGCTGACTTGACAGAAGAGTAGTATATCGGAATTCCAGCAGGCAGAACACTTCCTCAACCCCAGCCCGTCCCCTAATAAACCAGTCAATACTGACGTATCTCGACTGTGGGTGAGAGATCTACGACAAACCGGCTCGGCTCGTATTTGTTATCAGTCAACGTCGGGTGGTCGTCGAGTTTggtttaataacatttatttgacCGCAAGGCGCACAACAAGCCATAGAAGTTACTCTAACATGTCTGAGCAGGCGTATTTTGTGGGCGTGGACGTGGGCACGGGAAGTGCGAGGGCAGCACTCGTTGCCGCCGACGGGCGTGTCCAGGAGCAGGCTGTGGAGGCGATCAAAACGTGGACACCCGAGCCCCACTACTACGAACAATCCAGCGAAGACATTTGGCAGGCAATTTGCAAGGTCGTCAAGGTAAGTGGGGCGTCTGCGACGTCTGCTGATAACCTCTAACAAGGAGATTAGATTAACCCTCAAATTACGTTTGTTTTGCATCCAGCATGTTATTGCGGGTGTCGATAAACAGAAAGTGAAGGGCATTGGCTTCGATGCCACCTGTTCGCTGGTCATCCTCGGCAATGGAGGAACTCCCGTCACTGTGAGCAAGAGCGGCGTTGCGGAGCAAAATATCATACTCTGGATGGATCATCGTGCCGAGCAGGAGACGGCACAGATCAATGCTGCTAAGCATCCACTCCTCAAGTATGTGGGTGGTCAGGTGTCGCTGGAGATGGAAATACCCAAGTTGCTGTGGCTGAAGCGGCATCTGCCCAAGAGTTATGGCAGCATCTGGCGGGCTTTCGATCTGCCTGATTTTCTGACGTGGCGTGCCACCGAAGTGGATACACGTTCGCTCTGTTCTGTGGTCTGCAAGTGGAACTACGATGCGGCAGCGCACAGCTGGAACAGCGAGTTCTTGCGTGGCGCTGATCTCGAAGAGTTGACCAAAGATAAGTTTGCAGCACTTGGCAGCGATGTCCAGCCACCAGGCAAGCCGGTGGGCAAGGGACTGTCTCAACGTGCAGCCAACGAGTTGGGCCTGCAAGTGGGCACCGTGGTCAGCACATCGTTGATCGATGCTCACGCCGGCGCTCTGGGCATGTTTGGTTGTCGGgcggacaacagcagcagcaaaaacgaTGATGTGCAGGGCAAGATGGCGTTGATTGCGGGCACTTCCACCTGCCATATGAGCATCACACGCAACGCTTGCTTTGCTAAGGGTATCTGGGGTCCTTATCAGGATGCTATCATTCCAGGCTACTTCCTCAACGAGGGAGGTCAGTCCGTAGCCGGCCATCTGCTGGATCATGTGCTCAAGACACACGAATGCTACTTTGCGCTGAACAAGAAGTTGGGCGGTGACAAGTGAGTGGTTGCCACATCCTTGTAGTGGTTTCTCTTACGACAATGTGAACGATTTTTTGCAGATTCATCTATCAACATCTGAATAAGCTGCTCGAAAAGTTGGCTGCCGAGCGTGGATTTAGCAGTGTGCACTGCCTGACGCAGGATATTCATGTGTGGCCGGATCTGCATGGCAATCGTTCTCCGGTGGCAGATGCCACGCTGCGTGGCACAGTAAGTGAGGCCACCTCAATCTGTACACCACTTAACTGTCCtccttttttctcttttggcAGATCACTGGTCTGGACATGACGCGCGGCGTTGAATCTCTGGCCATCAAGTACTTGGCCTTCACCCAAGCTCTTGCTGTGAGTTGAACTTTTACAACATTAAGTTAGTTTTCTTTGTGTCTTATGTTTATTAGTAATTGTTGCAACCTTCTGTGGCAGTATGGCACGCGGCACATCATCGAGAATCTGTACGAGCACCAGCGAGCGGCGTTCCAGACGCTGCTCTTCTGCGGTGGCCTGGCCAAGAATCCACTCTATGTGCAGTGCCATGCGGACATTTGCAATCTGCCCGCGCTGATACCCAACGAACAGGAGATGGTGCTTGTCGGAGCAGCTGCTCTGGGCGCTGCCGCCGCTGGACACTACGACAGCGTGGAGGTAAGTGtacagagggagagagaggatgAAGGAAAACTAATTGATGAGCGTGTAATCCCATAGAGCGCCTCGAAAGCCATGGGCGGCACTGGGCAGTTGCTGAAGCCGAATCCCGACACTGTGGAGCTGCACAATCGCAAGTACAAGGTGTTCCTCAAGCTGCTGGAACATCAGCGCCAGTACAGAGACATAATGCAGGGCAGGCAGACTTAAGAGACGGAGACGAAGTCGAACACGTCAAAACGAATTTTATGAATCCACGAAAATTGCTCAGTAATAAACGCTAATTGAGATTAGACAAACATTTTGGCAAACACTGACAACAGGTACACGTGGAATTGGGGTTGCTACGTAGCTTAAGCGATAAATGCCGCCGCCTTGGATTCAATGTGGCCGCGACACACGGGGCAGGTAACGTCGATTTTCTGTGCGCAATCCTCGCAGAGGCAAACGTGTCCGCAGGGCAGCAAAATAATCTGCAAATGTGGGAAATAATTGGTGGAACTTTTCAGAGTATCGTACACTTTACTTACCTCTTTGGGATTTGTGGAGCAGACGACGCAGAGCTGATCCTGCGACAGTGTGTGCGGTCTGCTGCGAGCGCGACGTTCGCGTCGCTCTGTCTCGAGGCGTCTGCGTATCTTGGCCTCTTCACGTTCCTGTTTCTTTTTGCGATACACCTTTCGCACTATCAGCCCCACGAGCACCATGGAAATGCTGCTGCACAGCACAATTTTGAAGCTGTAGAGAATCGAAAATAAGACACAAGTTTTAGGAAAACTGTAAGCACTTACAGCATTGAGGATTTGGCATCCTCAAAGCGCTTGATCAGCGTCGATTTGGTGGCAGTGGTCAGGAAGAGAGGTCCCTGCTTCGAGGGCTGCATGCGTAACGTGGAGCCATCCATCTCAATCTCACCAATGGCTGTGAGAAAGCTGCCGTCGCGCAGCACCTGTTCCGTGGTCTGCAGACCTTTCTGGCGCACGCCCGTGAAGAAGCCGAAGATGTGATCGAAGAACGACAGCGACGTGGACTCGTAGTTGTCATAcaccacatccacatccagcACAGCCGCGCTCACGGCGTCAACGATCTCCACGCCATGATCGTGTTGTCGCAACTCGAACGGCATCTCGTTGACGCTCTCATGCAGCAGTTTGCGCTGCTCTGCCCAGAATCCGGCAAAGGCGCGCATCACACGATGCTCGTGGAGCTTCACGATTTGCAGCACGCCGCTCACACTGGGCACGTAGGCGCTGCGCAGTGGGACGCCGATGGGCGTGACTGTGCCGCGTATGACGGCATAGGGTATCTTTTTGTCCTGCTGTCGTCCCACTATGGATTTAAGTTCCTTATCAATGGTGTATTGTGGAGCTTcctacaaaacaacaacaatttgattaTGCATTCGCTGCTTTTGAAGTGGACTTTACCTTAAGCACTCTGGCGGTGTTCTTGTAGTGCACATATTCGCGCACACAGAGCCCCAGGATGAGTAGATCGACGCCCAGCGCCACTGATTCGTGTATAAAGTCCATTACAAATaggtaaaaataatttaaagctactaataataataatattgtgaGGACTAGTGTGTCAATCTATTGTCGTTGTGTGACCATTAGGAACatatcttaaatataccaatatactgAATTTGCCCATAACTGGAATCTAGTTGCTTGCACAGTTTTAAGGCGCGCGtcatttgaaacaaattgatACTTCCAAGttaaaaaaagttgtttaccTTTTTCTTCAATGCCATTAGAGTGCAGTTCTCAGATATCAttcaaaaatagaaaattttagATAAAAATTGCTTAACCGCATAAAAAACATACCACATGTCGCTATTCTGTAATTCGGTAAGAAATTATACAGTTTGAAAAGCTATATTATCGATATCGATGATATCGAAGCTTTAAATGTAATTGCGcgctaaatttaaattggcaaGCAtccaatcaaaaaaaaaaaacgctatgtaaatatttgatatttctaAGTGTTTGTACACCGCTTAAGTGTTTCCCTGTTTACTAAGAAACAACAGTAAGACAGTTACATCTTTCAATTGCCGTTAAGCTAAGAATTTGCTCCATTGttcaatgtattttttttgtgtgtcaatATGAACCATTtacccatcatcatcatcatcatcatggtgGCATTCCAATCactgtagttgttattgtggcTGTAATCTTACTTTCGCAagacatacacactcacacagatacacacgaATTGATATAAAGAGCAGCTCTCATTATGGTGGGAGAGTAGAAGATATCTTTACCTTTGGGCGTCCGCTATATTTTTGGGTTGTGAGTCAAACTTCTTTTGTGTAGTTCCCAGCCACGCTATCAATTCAGACAATTGAAGTAACTCACAGCAATTAGACCTGtttcaaaataacaaattaaatcacAAATTAACTCACAATGTCCTTCGATAAGCTATTGTGGAGCATGGTAAGATCTCGAAAAGTGTGTTTActgaaattgaataatatgCTGATTAATGTTATCACACTTAGCTTGTGCTCAACGTCATCACATTACTTACGGCCGCCACTGTAACCACTCGCATCATCCAGCCCAGGGAGACGAGCAGCTGTGAAGGTCGCCAGACTCCTGGACCCATCTGCGAGTCCTGTGAACTGCTCGCCACCTGTGTGCAGCATTCGAACGGCTGGGTGAACATACCCGTCGAATCGTGTGATGTGGCCAACGGTTACTATTGCAACATACGCCTGGGCACCTGCTCCAATGCCACTGGACCGTGCCATCCCTTTGGCATCGAAGGCAACTTCCAGTGCACCTCACAAGGCATCTTCCCCGATCCCTACGATTGCCAGAAATACCACATGTGCTATTTCCTCGACATTGTGCTCGTTGCGGCTGCCGTCGACTGTGGCAATGACAGGGCATTCGATGCACGCACCGGTCAATGTTCCCTCACCCTGGACAGCGCCGTATGCACTCAGCCCCAATACCAATGTCCCCATGTGGGCTACGTGGCAGCTTGGCCCAGCAATCCGAACATCTTCTACGTCTGCAAGTCGACGGTGAATCAAAATGCCGAGGACACTGTGGTCACCTATCCATCACTGCATCGCTGCAACGACGGCGAAATCTTTTCGGATTATGTATGTCGCCCCGGCAACAGTTCATCGGTGGTGCCCACTCTTTCTCCATCGATTGATCCCAATGACAATGGCTTCACTGTGATGCCCGCCAGATGCGAACATGTCGGTTTGATGGCCGACAGCGCCAATTGTCGCAAGTATTTCTTCTGCTCCACAAAGAATGGACAACTGCAGCACCAGGATTGCCCCGATGGCACCTATTTCCGACCCGAGCTCTCGTCTTGTGTGCTTGGCACGTGCTAATTTAAGAGTTAATTGCCAATCTGTATGTGTAATGAACCAGTTGCCATTATCTTTTAATTATGAGTTTTACATTTCGTCTCGGGGGAATCTTTTGCTTATCTTTGGGGTTCTCTTGTTTCTTGGCTCTATTTAAGCTGCCTTCCTGCGATCGTCACCTTCAAAAGTTTTTTGAAATGCGTTCTGTTGAGTTCTTGCTACTGCTAAGTGTCGGTTTCGTTGGCTGCCAAGGAAGGGTGCTGCTCAACTATAGTCTGGGCATCGACTCCGCTGAACTGGTGACGAATCCTTGCCAGGATGTACGTTTAGCTGGCTTCATTTGCGTGGACTGCAGCACACTGGGCTTCTGTTCCTATATCAACGGACAGTGGCAAACTGTGGAGATGTCCAGTTGCCAGTCGGAACGTGGCTTCTACTGCAGCGACGAGGAGACCTACGGTTGCACGTGGCAGCCACGATGCAAGGTGCCGGTGCGTGGCAAGTTCTACTGCCAGGGCGAGGGCATCTATCCCGATCCCTACGACTGTCGCAGCTACCACGAGTGCAGTGCCGCCAACGTGGACACGCCACGTCAGTGCACCAATGGGGCAGCTTACTCGCTGCTCACGCAAAGCTGCAGCTTGCCACGCGACAGCGAACAGTGTTCGCAAAAGCAATACAGCTGCAGCTATCTGGGGCAGACTGGCGTCTGGGCTGCCAATAGTAGCTACTATTATATCTGCCAACAGGAGGAGACATGGGGCGAGCCGACTGTCTTCTATCCGCTGATGATGAAGTGTCGCGATGGCTACACCTTCAATGGTTTCAGTTGTAGTTCTCCTGTGCAGACAAGAGccgtgcagcagcaacaggagaaACAGCTGGATAGGAAGCTTGTGGTCTGCAGAGATGGTGAACGCTTCGCTTCGGACAATGCCAATGCCTACTTTGCCTGCCATGCTGGTCAGCTGGCCTTCCACTCGTGCCCTGTTGGTCACTACTTCGATGCCGTCTTCAAGATGTGTCGCTACAATGCGGATAGCTGTGAGGAAGGCGAATCCTCCATAGCTGATAGCAAGTATGGCTTCAACTACTGCCTGCATGGCCAGCTCATCTATCAGCGTTGTCCCATCAAGTACTACTACGATGAGGATGCTCAAGCCTGTCGCCAGTTGGCGGAGACTTGCAGGGACTTTAGCACTTCGCCTGCCGAGACAGCTGCTGGTTTCTACACTTGCGTTAAGGGACAACTGCACTACCAATTGTGTCCCGCGGAGACAGCCTACTACGATGAACAGCGCGATGTCTGTGTACAGAGAGATTTACCTGTCTACCTTTGATAGAGAAACGGTTTCTTAATTTTCAGTTCTTCCCCTGTTTATCattaaataatgtattatCTGCACTTTcctaaatgaataaatttcaaatgcaagcGTCactgttttaataatttaattattttattatcatatcTGGTCAAGGTTTTAAGTTTCCATAGCTGATgtatttaaactttatttcGCATTGGTTGGAACAGTATTTCAAATGTGTTTGTCaaagttgttgtcgctgctacTTTTGATCGCTGTTGTCACTgctgataattgcaaaaatggcGTTTTGTATGCTGCGGAAGCAGACAATGAATATTACTATTGTGTGAATGGTGTGTTGTTGCAAAAGGAATGTCCGGGAGAAAACACTTACTTTGATGCCCACAGCTCTGTGTGTCGTCATGGCAAGCCACCTTCAAACTCTGCAACTTCTTCGTCTACAACTTCATCGCCTTTGACTTCTTCAACTTTAACTTCGACTTCTTCTCCCGGTGATAACTTAGTAGTACTTGGGAAGTGCCAACGCATTGGTCTATCTGGTGACTTGACAGATTGCAATCGTTTCTATCACTGCGCGGCCAAAGGTGACGCTGTGCAGCGTGGGAACTGTCCTGATAACCACATCTTTGATCTGGTTAAATTCACTTGTGTGCGGGGGACTTGTTGACTTCCTTCAACTTTGCTCAACTTGATAATAAAACTTGATGCGAAACTGTGTTAAGTTACTATTTTTGAGTAgtactttaataaatttacatatgtatatctaaaTATGTATCTCTTAAAAGTTACAACTTTTATTATGCTCATtgatacaaaaatgtataaatttttgaattagtTATTCATAAATGCACaaacaaagtaaatattaaattacttttataaaatgtaacaT encodes the following:
- the LOC133841192 gene encoding FGGY carbohydrate kinase domain-containing protein, producing MSEQAYFVGVDVGTGSARAALVAADGRVQEQAVEAIKTWTPEPHYYEQSSEDIWQAICKVVKHVIAGVDKQKVKGIGFDATCSLVILGNGGTPVTVSKSGVAEQNIILWMDHRAEQETAQINAAKHPLLKYVGGQVSLEMEIPKLLWLKRHLPKSYGSIWRAFDLPDFLTWRATEVDTRSLCSVVCKWNYDAAAHSWNSEFLRGADLEELTKDKFAALGSDVQPPGKPVGKGLSQRAANELGLQVGTVVSTSLIDAHAGALGMFGCRADNSSSKNDDVQGKMALIAGTSTCHMSITRNACFAKGIWGPYQDAIIPGYFLNEGGQSVAGHLLDHVLKTHECYFALNKKLGGDKFIYQHLNKLLEKLAAERGFSSVHCLTQDIHVWPDLHGNRSPVADATLRGTITGLDMTRGVESLAIKYLAFTQALAYGTRHIIENLYEHQRAAFQTLLFCGGLAKNPLYVQCHADICNLPALIPNEQEMVLVGAAALGAAAAGHYDSVESASKAMGGTGQLLKPNPDTVELHNRKYKVFLKLLEHQRQYRDIMQGRQT
- the LOC133841193 gene encoding mitochondrial E3 ubiquitin protein ligase 1, with the protein product MDFIHESVALGVDLLILGLCVREYVHYKNTARVLKEAPQYTIDKELKSIVGRQQDKKIPYAVIRGTVTPIGVPLRSAYVPSVSGVLQIVKLHEHRVMRAFAGFWAEQRKLLHESVNEMPFELRQHDHGVEIVDAVSAAVLDVDVVYDNYESTSLSFFDHIFGFFTGVRQKGLQTTEQVLRDGSFLTAIGEIEMDGSTLRMQPSKQGPLFLTTATKSTLIKRFEDAKSSMLFKIVLCSSISMVLVGLIVRKVYRKKKQEREEAKIRRRLETERRERRARSRPHTLSQDQLCVVCSTNPKEIILLPCGHVCLCEDCAQKIDVTCPVCRGHIESKAAAFIA
- the LOC133844845 gene encoding uncharacterized protein LOC133844845; the protein is MSFDKLLWSMLVLNVITLLTAATVTTRIIQPRETSSCEGRQTPGPICESCELLATCVQHSNGWVNIPVESCDVANGYYCNIRLGTCSNATGPCHPFGIEGNFQCTSQGIFPDPYDCQKYHMCYFLDIVLVAAAVDCGNDRAFDARTGQCSLTLDSAVCTQPQYQCPHVGYVAAWPSNPNIFYVCKSTVNQNAEDTVVTYPSLHRCNDGEIFSDYVCRPGNSSSVVPTLSPSIDPNDNGFTVMPARCEHVGLMADSANCRKYFFCSTKNGQLQHQDCPDGTYFRPELSSCVLGTC
- the LOC133844844 gene encoding uncharacterized protein LOC133844844, translating into MRSVEFLLLLSVGFVGCQGRVLLNYSLGIDSAELVTNPCQDVRLAGFICVDCSTLGFCSYINGQWQTVEMSSCQSERGFYCSDEETYGCTWQPRCKVPVRGKFYCQGEGIYPDPYDCRSYHECSAANVDTPRQCTNGAAYSLLTQSCSLPRDSEQCSQKQYSCSYLGQTGVWAANSSYYYICQQEETWGEPTVFYPLMMKCRDGYTFNGFSCSSPVQTRAVQQQQEKQLDRKLVVCRDGERFASDNANAYFACHAGQLAFHSCPVGHYFDAVFKMCRYNADSCEEGESSIADSKYGFNYCLHGQLIYQRCPIKYYYDEDAQACRQLAETCRDFSTSPAETAAGFYTCVKGQLHYQLCPAETAYYDEQRDVCVQRDLPVYL